A stretch of the Sulfolobus acidocaldarius SUSAZ genome encodes the following:
- a CDS encoding carbon monoxide dehydrogenase, with protein MYPPKIGYVIPENIDETFDFLEDHEDARPLAGGHSLIPALKLRIIRPSYLVEIRRFKELNYVKFEGGKYRIGALTTHYDISKAGVPLLSQAATKIADPQVRNMGTIGGSISHLDPAADYPASLIAADAEVKIKSKKGERTVSFKDFAKDMFTPDLNPGELVVEIQLPDLRNYKYSYEKLERRAGDFAIVGVAVLLKLSGDVVDDVRIGLTAVNNVAVRAKEAEDELIGKRLSQELIEKASSRAVERANPSSDIRGSAEYKKKMVKVMTKRAIINALGGKI; from the coding sequence ATGTATCCGCCTAAAATAGGTTATGTAATTCCAGAAAATATTGACGAAACATTTGACTTTCTAGAGGATCATGAAGACGCTCGACCATTAGCAGGAGGTCATAGTCTTATACCGGCATTGAAATTAAGGATAATTCGTCCGTCCTATTTAGTGGAAATCCGACGTTTTAAGGAGCTAAATTATGTTAAATTTGAAGGTGGTAAGTACAGAATAGGTGCACTTACAACCCACTATGATATTTCTAAAGCCGGCGTTCCTTTACTTAGTCAGGCAGCAACTAAGATAGCAGATCCACAGGTAAGAAATATGGGAACAATAGGGGGGAGTATATCTCACCTTGACCCTGCAGCTGATTATCCAGCCTCATTAATTGCAGCAGATGCAGAGGTTAAAATTAAAAGTAAGAAGGGAGAGAGGACTGTGAGTTTTAAGGATTTTGCAAAAGATATGTTTACGCCAGATTTGAATCCTGGAGAATTGGTTGTAGAAATACAATTGCCTGATCTAAGAAATTACAAGTATTCTTATGAGAAGTTAGAGAGAAGGGCTGGGGATTTTGCCATAGTGGGCGTAGCAGTTCTACTGAAGTTAAGTGGAGATGTTGTTGACGATGTTAGAATAGGCCTAACTGCTGTAAACAATGTAGCTGTAAGAGCTAAAGAAGCTGAAGATGAGCTTATTGGTAAGAGGCTATCTCAAGAGTTAATTGAGAAAGCCTCTAGTAGGGCAGTGGAGCGTGCAAACCCGAGCTCAGACATAAGAGGATCAGCTGAATATAAAAAGAAGATGGTTAAAGTTATGACAAAGAGAGCAATTATAAATGCATTAGGTGGTAAGATATGA
- a CDS encoding uroporphyrin-III C-methyltransferase (catalyzes 2 sequential methylations, the formation of precorrin-1 and S-adenosyl-L-homocysteine from S-adenosyl-L-methionine and uroporphyrin III, and the formation of precorrin-2 and S-adenosyl-L-homocysteine from S-adenosyl-L-methionine and precorrin-1), translated as MNGRVYIVGAGPGDPELITIKALNILKSADVVLYDRLVPESILTGLKCELIYVGKEIGDAYLQEKINRLLVEKAKEGKTVVRLKGGDPTIFGRGEEECIYVVENGIECEIIPGVTSAIAVPETAKIPVTSRLASPSVSIITATRSNGELITSDYIPKKGTLVILMGIHVIEELYGILLSVRNKDEPVAVIEKGTLKDQRTFLGKLEDLINIVKQNEVKAPAIIVIGDVVLLRNKLQKC; from the coding sequence ATGAATGGGAGAGTGTATATAGTTGGTGCTGGTCCTGGAGACCCAGAGCTCATAACTATAAAGGCATTAAACATACTGAAAAGTGCAGATGTTGTGCTATATGATAGGTTAGTTCCTGAATCGATACTGACTGGTTTGAAGTGTGAGTTAATATATGTTGGTAAAGAAATAGGAGACGCATACTTACAGGAAAAGATAAATCGTCTCCTTGTCGAGAAAGCCAAAGAAGGTAAAACCGTGGTTAGGTTGAAGGGAGGAGATCCTACAATTTTTGGTCGCGGAGAAGAGGAATGTATATATGTAGTGGAGAACGGGATAGAATGTGAAATAATTCCTGGAGTTACTAGTGCAATTGCAGTTCCAGAGACTGCAAAAATTCCAGTAACATCTAGATTAGCTTCACCATCCGTGAGTATTATAACCGCTACCAGATCTAACGGCGAGCTCATTACTTCTGATTATATTCCAAAAAAGGGAACTTTAGTTATATTGATGGGTATACATGTGATAGAGGAGCTATACGGAATACTGTTGTCGGTCAGAAATAAAGATGAACCTGTGGCAGTTATTGAAAAGGGAACACTGAAAGATCAACGAACCTTTTTAGGAAAACTGGAAGATCTGATAAATATTGTTAAGCAAAATGAAGTCAAAGCTCCCGCAATTATAGTTATAGGAGATGTAGTTTTGTTGAGAAATAAACTTCAAAAATGTTGA
- a CDS encoding carbon monoxide dehydrogenase — protein sequence MKFEGELQVPFPSDKLWSFITDVEKVASCFPGLKSITKTGENTYAVVGTAGIGFIKGEYKANVQLSNIDQNSKSLNLLAKGTGLNSNLDITALVQLLESPVRLKYSADVKVSGVLASIGARLMDSALNKLLNELFECIKLKAAN from the coding sequence ATGAAGTTTGAAGGCGAACTTCAAGTTCCATTCCCATCAGATAAGTTATGGAGTTTTATTACAGACGTAGAGAAAGTAGCATCTTGCTTTCCTGGTCTAAAAAGCATTACAAAGACTGGCGAAAATACCTATGCAGTAGTAGGGACAGCCGGTATAGGTTTTATTAAGGGTGAGTATAAGGCTAATGTACAACTATCAAACATAGATCAGAATTCGAAGAGCCTGAATTTACTTGCAAAAGGTACTGGACTTAATAGTAACCTAGATATTACTGCATTAGTCCAGCTTTTAGAGTCTCCTGTAAGGCTAAAGTACTCTGCTGATGTAAAAGTTAGTGGAGTACTAGCATCAATAGGAGCTAGGCTAATGGATTCAGCATTAAATAAGCTCCTTAATGAGCTTTTTGAGTGTATAAAACTGAAGGCAGCAAATTAA
- a CDS encoding 4-diphosphocytidyl-2C-methyl-D-erythritol kinase, which produces MKIGAIILAAGEGKRFGGNKLLATIDNTPIIIKTIDSVKFLDRVIIVGKYYKELLDVLSNEIVIYNPNWREGISSSIKLGVRFFFDFDGVLVLLGDMPLITENTVKKIVSEFKENCYAVIPVHKGTRGNPVLLSRVLYEKIMNLKGDVGARMILGELKKENICEVECGREVLIDVDTPADLTLLQHP; this is translated from the coding sequence ATGAAAATCGGTGCTATCATCCTAGCCGCAGGAGAGGGGAAGAGATTCGGAGGAAATAAATTATTAGCAACAATCGATAATACTCCAATAATAATAAAGACAATTGATTCGGTAAAGTTTCTCGATAGAGTAATTATAGTGGGTAAGTATTACAAGGAACTACTAGATGTGTTATCAAATGAAATTGTGATTTATAACCCTAATTGGAGAGAGGGAATATCGTCATCAATTAAGCTCGGTGTGAGATTCTTTTTCGATTTCGACGGAGTTTTAGTACTATTGGGTGACATGCCACTGATTACAGAAAATACAGTTAAAAAGATAGTATCAGAGTTCAAGGAAAACTGCTATGCCGTAATTCCTGTTCATAAAGGAACTAGAGGGAATCCAGTTCTACTTAGTAGGGTGCTTTATGAGAAAATAATGAATTTAAAGGGAGATGTCGGAGCTCGCATGATTTTAGGAGAGTTAAAAAAGGAGAATATATGCGAGGTTGAGTGTGGAAGAGAAGTGCTTATAGACGTTGATACGCCTGCTGATTTAACCTTGCTGCAGCATCCTTAA
- a CDS encoding transcriptional regulator: MQNDPVCGMEVNEDTKYKLSYKGKTYYFCSPLCMAEFKKRPEKYIQH; this comes from the coding sequence ATGCAAAATGATCCAGTGTGTGGGATGGAAGTTAATGAAGATACTAAATATAAATTAAGTTACAAGGGAAAGACGTACTATTTTTGTAGCCCCTTATGTATGGCTGAATTTAAGAAAAGGCCAGAAAAATATATTCAGCATTAA
- a CDS encoding carbon monoxide dehydrogenase, which translates to MIIVDKDQKAKITLRINGETHEVEVEPRRLLVHVLRELGYTSVHVGCDTSNCGACTVIMNGRSVKSCTVLGIEANGSEITTVEGLSKDGKLHPIQEAFWENHALQCGYCTPGMIMESYWLLKEKPNPSEEEIREGISGNLCRCTGYQNIIKAIKDAAARLNQQAYQRL; encoded by the coding sequence ATGATCATAGTTGATAAAGATCAAAAAGCTAAAATAACTTTAAGGATAAATGGAGAAACCCATGAAGTAGAGGTAGAACCAAGGAGATTACTAGTTCATGTCCTAAGAGAATTGGGATATACTAGTGTTCATGTTGGATGTGACACGTCTAATTGCGGTGCCTGTACTGTAATAATGAATGGTAGATCAGTAAAATCATGTACAGTTCTTGGAATAGAAGCAAATGGAAGCGAAATAACTACTGTAGAAGGTCTAAGTAAAGATGGTAAGCTTCATCCAATACAAGAAGCCTTCTGGGAAAACCATGCTCTACAATGTGGTTATTGTACCCCTGGAATGATAATGGAATCTTACTGGTTACTTAAGGAGAAACCTAATCCTTCGGAAGAAGAAATAAGAGAAGGTATATCTGGTAATTTATGCAGATGCACGGGTTATCAAAACATCATAAAAGCAATTAAGGATGCTGCAGCAAGGTTAAATCAGCAGGCGTATCAACGTCTATAA